One Alligator mississippiensis isolate rAllMis1 chromosome 12, rAllMis1, whole genome shotgun sequence DNA window includes the following coding sequences:
- the GP9 gene encoding LOW QUALITY PROTEIN: platelet glycoprotein IX (The sequence of the model RefSeq protein was modified relative to this genomic sequence to represent the inferred CDS: inserted 1 base in 1 codon) codes for MIKMKLPTAAGVAVLLLVNTVQAEVCPPSCICKSPKGTKIQLIDCSSRGLKEVPALPASTKQLYLQNNSLTTVPTGVFDGLVSLEEVNVLNNPWNCDCHILYLKLWLEDFNSSLTNLSCASPASIEGKPLNQLSGNELDGCRALFPIKCLEFFWRDLVLIIFAIIALILMAYDLKHFKKLAXQVTVSQNEPFGLLLQKQSLENYKSQ; via the exons ATGATCAAGATGAAGTTACCTACTGCTGCAGGAGTTGCTGTCTTACTACTGGTTAACACAGTCCAAGCTGAAGTCTGCCCTCCTTCTTGCATATGCAAATCACCCAAAGGAACGAAGATCCAGCTAATTGACTGCAGCTCAAGGGGACTAAAGGAagtgcctgccctgcctgctagTACCAAGCAACTTTATCTACAGAATAACAGCTTGACCACTGTTCCTACTGGTGTATTTGACGGCTTAGTCAGCCTGGAAGAAGTGAACGTACTCAACAATCCCTGGAACTGTGACTGCCACATTCTATATCTCAAACTCTGGTTAGAAGACTTCAACTCTTCTCTCACCAACCTCAGCTGTGCAAGCCCAGCTTCCATTGAGGGAAAGCCTTTGAACCAGTTAAGTGGGAACGAGCTGGATGGCTGTAGGGCACTTTTCCCAATCAAATGCCTTGAGTTCTTTTGGCGGGATCTTGTTTTGATCATCTTTGCAATAATTGCACTTATTTTAATGGCATATGACCTGAAGCACTTCAAAAAGCTAG ATCAAGTTACTGTGAGCCAGAATGAGCCTTTTGGCCTACTGCTGCAAAAGCAGAGCCTAGAAAACTACAAATCACAATGA